One region of Edaphobacter bradus genomic DNA includes:
- a CDS encoding adenosine deaminase family protein has translation MLRTLLALSAVLFFGPTGFAQPVPKVATPHVSTATPGEQRAIRAFNAARQNPLALNAFLVNMPKGADLHMHLAGAIYAETFIKDAAADILCFNPNTRSLFKPAATTRSLPPQPVCGEGNQRAMDAFKEQTLYDAMVDSFSMRSFVPSAGVSGHDQFFVTFGRFGAVGKSHTGEWLDEVATRAAAQNEQYLEIMETPVFSDVAHLAETIAWPGDPRDTASGTAREDFSKLRDALLAGGLRNEVATDRKELEDELASRDQIEHCTQSNAAPACSVTIHFLYQVLRARSPEQVFAQTLLGFEIAEAEAEAGHPHVVGINFVQPEDAYMAMSEYHRQMRMLDYLHSVYPKVHISLHAGELAPGMVPPDGLRFHIREAIEIGHAERIGHGVDVMYETNPHALLKEMASRHIMTEINLTSNDVILGVTKEWHPLPSYREAGVPVALSTDDEGVSRIDLTHEYTRAALDFNLGYLDLKKMARTSLEHSFLPGPSLWAQPDEFNRVNAACSAQPLGADNPSARCRDFLKSSEKAAEQWQLEHRYQLFESGLQ, from the coding sequence ATGCTCCGAACTCTGTTGGCTCTCTCGGCCGTGCTCTTCTTCGGCCCCACTGGCTTTGCGCAGCCTGTCCCCAAAGTCGCCACGCCACACGTCTCCACTGCAACTCCGGGAGAGCAGCGCGCCATTCGCGCCTTCAACGCGGCCCGTCAGAACCCGCTCGCGCTCAATGCTTTTCTGGTCAACATGCCCAAGGGCGCCGACCTCCACATGCATCTTGCCGGAGCCATCTATGCCGAGACCTTTATTAAGGATGCGGCCGCCGACATTCTCTGCTTCAATCCGAACACCCGCAGCCTCTTCAAGCCCGCAGCCACAACGCGCAGCCTTCCACCCCAGCCCGTCTGCGGCGAGGGCAACCAGCGCGCCATGGACGCCTTCAAGGAACAGACACTCTACGACGCCATGGTCGACTCCTTCTCCATGCGCAGCTTCGTCCCCAGCGCTGGAGTCAGCGGACACGATCAGTTCTTCGTCACCTTCGGCCGCTTCGGGGCCGTTGGCAAGTCACACACAGGGGAGTGGCTCGACGAAGTAGCCACCCGCGCCGCGGCCCAGAACGAGCAGTACCTCGAGATCATGGAGACGCCCGTCTTCTCCGACGTCGCTCATCTCGCCGAAACCATCGCCTGGCCCGGAGACCCCCGAGATACTGCCTCAGGAACCGCTCGTGAGGACTTCAGCAAACTTCGCGACGCACTGCTCGCCGGTGGTCTTCGCAACGAAGTAGCTACCGACCGCAAGGAACTGGAGGACGAACTCGCCTCGCGCGATCAGATCGAGCACTGCACCCAGTCCAACGCTGCTCCCGCCTGCTCTGTCACCATCCACTTCCTCTATCAGGTCCTCCGCGCCCGCTCACCCGAGCAGGTCTTCGCCCAGACACTGCTTGGCTTCGAGATCGCCGAGGCCGAGGCCGAGGCCGGCCATCCGCACGTCGTCGGCATCAACTTCGTTCAGCCCGAAGACGCCTACATGGCCATGTCCGAGTACCACCGCCAGATGCGCATGCTCGACTACCTGCACAGCGTCTACCCGAAGGTGCACATCTCGCTCCATGCCGGCGAACTCGCTCCCGGAATGGTGCCGCCCGACGGCCTGCGCTTCCACATCCGCGAGGCCATAGAGATCGGCCACGCAGAGCGCATCGGCCACGGCGTCGATGTGATGTACGAGACCAATCCTCATGCTCTGCTCAAAGAGATGGCCTCGCGCCACATTATGACCGAGATCAACCTCACCTCCAACGACGTCATCCTCGGCGTCACGAAGGAGTGGCATCCGCTGCCTTCCTATCGAGAGGCCGGTGTGCCCGTCGCTCTCTCTACCGATGACGAAGGTGTCTCACGTATTGACCTCACGCACGAGTACACCCGCGCCGCACTGGACTTCAACCTCGGCTACCTCGACCTCAAGAAGATGGCGCGCACCTCGCTCGAGCACAGCTTCCTGCCCGGCCCCAGCCTGTGGGCGCAGCCCGATGAGTTCAACCGCGTCAACGCTGCCTGCTCCGCACAGCCCCTTGGCGCCGATAACCCCTCAGCGCGCTGTCGCGACTTCCTCAAATCCAGTGAGAAGGCCGCCGAGCAGTGGCAGCTCGAACACCGCTACCAGCTCTTCGAGTCCGGTCTCCAGTAA
- a CDS encoding tagatose 1,6-diphosphate aldolase: MANHLTPGKLAGLRSISNERGVVAALALDQRGILRKAIAREMQVDDVPAATVEEFKRAVTGALTQYASAILLDPEYGLPAAKGRNGAGLLLAYERSSYDAAPPRLPFLYDVWSVRRMKKAGADCIKVLLHYTPFEDSAINDLKQAWVERIGDECLANDIPFVLELLGYEMGGNEKSKDYAKARPAIVARSIEEFSKNQYAVDLLKIEVPVQMSFVAGTRYFCGDHVYTRSDAQQHFLATASATDKPFVYLSAGVTNDQFIETLEFAAESGSRFNGVLCGRAIWQDGIGVFARHGAKGLNDWLSTTGKENIMRVNSALSAAQPCQPLG, translated from the coding sequence ATGGCCAATCACCTCACACCAGGCAAACTGGCGGGCCTCAGGTCGATATCGAACGAACGTGGTGTCGTCGCGGCACTTGCGCTGGACCAAAGAGGCATCCTCCGAAAGGCAATAGCTCGAGAGATGCAAGTCGACGATGTTCCCGCCGCGACGGTAGAGGAATTTAAGAGGGCAGTGACCGGAGCATTGACGCAATATGCCTCCGCTATCCTGCTCGATCCCGAGTACGGTCTCCCTGCAGCAAAGGGACGCAACGGAGCAGGACTGCTGCTGGCGTACGAAAGATCGAGCTACGATGCTGCTCCCCCACGATTGCCTTTCCTGTATGATGTCTGGTCTGTGCGTCGAATGAAGAAAGCGGGTGCCGACTGCATTAAGGTGCTCCTCCACTACACGCCCTTCGAGGATTCGGCCATCAACGACCTGAAGCAAGCGTGGGTTGAGCGTATTGGAGACGAATGCTTGGCCAATGACATTCCTTTTGTCTTGGAACTCCTAGGCTACGAAATGGGCGGCAATGAAAAGAGCAAGGACTATGCAAAGGCCAGGCCGGCAATAGTCGCACGCTCCATTGAAGAGTTCAGCAAAAACCAGTACGCCGTCGATCTCCTGAAGATCGAGGTTCCTGTACAGATGTCGTTCGTTGCAGGCACTCGTTATTTTTGCGGTGACCATGTCTACACACGTTCCGACGCGCAGCAGCATTTTCTCGCGACTGCCTCAGCGACAGATAAGCCGTTCGTGTACCTCTCTGCGGGTGTAACCAACGACCAATTCATCGAAACCCTGGAATTTGCAGCCGAGAGCGGAAGCAGGTTCAATGGCGTACTTTGCGGCCGTGCTATTTGGCAGGATGGAATCGGCGTCTTTGCGCGTCATGGCGCAAAGGGCCTTAACGATTGGCTTAGCACAACGGGGAAGGAAAATATCATGCGGGTCAATTCTGCACTAAGTGCAGCTCAGCCATGCCAACCACTCGGGTGA
- a CDS encoding hydroxyacid dehydrogenase, which translates to MITEDIRGTAVDALSQKFDVVRLPNLWKDSKELARQINDFRGLIVRNQTTVDSVLLDAAQNLIVVGRAGVGLDNVDVEHATRRGVLVTSTPDQNAISVAELAICLMVSLARKVPDANQDTRAGNWNRQKFLGTELYGKTLGIIGAGKIGYLTAQRARALGMKIVAYDPFISRDNVLLGELQADLVSLDELLSLADVVSCHLPATKETVGLLDLSRFRKMKPTSFLVNTSRGEIVREEDLLHALKSSVIAGAALDVRASEPPIAGPLEGLPNLILTPHIAALTREAQDRVTRAVCDDVARVLEGRAVQNAVNKPLNSAVPAPRESDSPPTVLA; encoded by the coding sequence TTGATCACCGAAGACATCCGCGGCACCGCGGTAGATGCGCTCAGTCAAAAGTTCGATGTTGTTCGTCTACCTAATCTTTGGAAAGATTCCAAGGAACTCGCTCGTCAGATTAATGACTTTCGAGGGCTGATCGTGCGTAACCAGACGACTGTAGATTCTGTGCTGCTGGATGCTGCTCAAAATCTGATCGTCGTGGGTCGCGCAGGTGTGGGCTTGGACAACGTAGACGTCGAGCACGCAACCCGCCGCGGAGTCCTGGTTACATCAACGCCCGATCAGAACGCAATCAGCGTCGCCGAACTCGCGATCTGTCTTATGGTCTCTCTTGCCCGCAAGGTCCCGGACGCAAATCAAGACACACGCGCAGGAAATTGGAATCGTCAGAAGTTCCTCGGTACAGAGCTTTATGGCAAGACGCTGGGTATCATTGGCGCAGGAAAGATCGGTTATCTCACGGCACAACGTGCGCGAGCCCTCGGAATGAAGATCGTGGCTTACGATCCGTTTATCAGTCGCGACAACGTTTTGCTGGGCGAGTTGCAAGCCGACCTCGTGAGTTTGGACGAGTTGCTGTCACTCGCAGATGTGGTGTCCTGTCATCTACCAGCTACGAAGGAAACCGTAGGCTTGCTAGATCTCAGCCGCTTCCGCAAGATGAAGCCAACGTCCTTCCTGGTGAATACCTCGCGAGGAGAAATCGTACGGGAGGAAGATCTGCTCCATGCGCTGAAGTCAAGTGTGATCGCGGGAGCTGCTCTGGATGTCCGAGCCTCGGAGCCACCTATTGCGGGGCCTCTGGAAGGGCTCCCCAACCTGATTCTGACTCCCCACATCGCGGCTCTCACGCGCGAAGCACAAGACCGCGTGACCCGCGCAGTCTGCGACGATGTGGCCAGAGTGCTTGAAGGCAGAGCTGTCCAAAACGCCGTCAACAAACCGCTAAACTCTGCTGTGCCTGCCCCGCGCGAAAGTGATAGTCCGCCGACAGTGCTTGCCTAA
- a CDS encoding Ldh family oxidoreductase, whose protein sequence is MRFSPEQIQTLVTELSTRVGVPDADAAIFSEALIDADLHGVGTHGTSRLNIYLQRIRAGLIDPKASLITERKFGSILSLDASNGLGQVQAVKALELLVPVAKQKGVAAATIRNSQHFGALSYYCNLAAQQSLVLLAMTNCERAMSPEGGYEPFFGTNPIAVSFPTGKGFNIKIDLATSIVARGNIIAAQKQGNPIPLGWALDPNGEATTDPNQALLGTVLAMAGHKGYALALMVELFGGVLSGSSIGPDVGSMYKDLDRKQDVGHFFCLFNIEAFMDMAEFIQRIDQTIDRIKASKRRPGVEEILVPGERSSRTAQLNRSLGIAISGPTLIELRHWCNELDVPFLCSEVAKCNA, encoded by the coding sequence ATGAGATTTTCGCCAGAACAAATTCAAACTCTGGTAACTGAACTATCGACACGCGTCGGTGTCCCCGATGCCGACGCGGCGATCTTTTCGGAAGCACTTATTGATGCGGACCTTCATGGCGTTGGAACACACGGCACCTCTCGTCTGAACATCTATCTCCAGCGAATCCGTGCAGGCCTGATTGATCCGAAGGCCTCACTTATTACGGAGCGCAAATTTGGAAGTATTCTGTCGCTCGATGCCAGCAATGGCTTGGGACAGGTCCAGGCAGTCAAGGCACTAGAGCTGCTCGTCCCCGTCGCAAAACAGAAGGGAGTCGCTGCTGCGACAATCCGTAACTCCCAGCACTTCGGGGCTCTCTCTTATTACTGCAATCTTGCAGCGCAGCAGAGTCTGGTACTTCTCGCAATGACCAACTGCGAACGTGCCATGTCACCTGAAGGTGGCTACGAACCGTTCTTTGGCACAAACCCGATCGCTGTTTCCTTCCCAACAGGGAAGGGGTTCAACATCAAAATCGACCTGGCCACTTCTATCGTCGCTCGAGGCAACATCATCGCTGCGCAGAAGCAGGGGAATCCGATTCCTCTTGGCTGGGCACTCGATCCCAATGGAGAAGCTACCACCGATCCGAATCAAGCTCTCTTGGGAACCGTCCTCGCGATGGCGGGACATAAAGGATATGCCCTTGCTTTAATGGTGGAGTTGTTCGGCGGAGTTCTTTCGGGATCTTCCATCGGGCCCGATGTCGGCTCCATGTATAAGGACCTCGATCGCAAACAGGATGTAGGCCACTTCTTCTGCCTGTTCAATATCGAGGCCTTTATGGACATGGCTGAATTTATTCAGCGCATCGACCAGACGATCGACCGCATAAAAGCCAGCAAAAGACGTCCCGGTGTCGAAGAGATCCTCGTCCCGGGCGAACGCTCGTCACGCACAGCGCAACTCAACAGATCGCTCGGCATCGCTATATCAGGCCCGACGCTTATTGAACTACGGCATTGGTGCAATGAACTGGATGTTCCATTCCTATGTAGCGAGGTAGCTAAGTGCAATGCGTGA
- a CDS encoding UxaA family hydrolase encodes MAKRRILGYRRENGSVGVRNHVIILPVDDISNAACQAVANNIPGTLALPHAYGRLQFGEDLELFFRTMIGTGSNPNVAAVVVIGIEAGWTQRIVNGIAETGKPVTGFSIEGKGDIATIAAASYQAKEYLQWASELQREESDLSELYISVKCGESDTTTGLSSCPTVGNVIDKHCADGGTASFGETSELTGAEHIVAAKAANDEVRKEFFEAFNDYTKLVFDQKTNDLSESQPTKGNIAGGLTTIEEKALGNVEKLGKRTKFVGCLKPAQAPSQSGFWFMDTSSAAAEAVTLWAASGAVVHLFPTGQGNVIGNPIEPVIKLSGNPKTVATMKEHIDLDVSAVLQGEMTIDEAGDALLDMIVRTANGRLTAAEALGHREFVMTKLYRSA; translated from the coding sequence ATGGCTAAACGCAGAATTCTAGGATACCGGCGAGAGAACGGAAGCGTGGGAGTTCGTAACCACGTAATCATCCTTCCCGTGGACGACATTTCAAACGCAGCATGCCAGGCTGTCGCCAACAATATCCCCGGAACGCTCGCATTGCCTCACGCTTATGGGCGCCTCCAATTTGGCGAGGATCTCGAGCTGTTCTTCCGCACGATGATCGGCACAGGCAGCAATCCGAACGTGGCGGCTGTTGTCGTGATCGGCATTGAGGCTGGATGGACCCAGCGCATCGTCAACGGAATCGCCGAAACCGGCAAGCCGGTCACGGGCTTTTCAATCGAAGGGAAGGGCGACATCGCCACCATCGCAGCCGCTTCCTATCAGGCAAAGGAATACCTCCAATGGGCTTCGGAGCTTCAGCGAGAGGAGAGTGATCTCAGCGAGTTGTACATCAGCGTAAAGTGCGGCGAGTCGGACACGACCACAGGGCTCTCCAGTTGCCCGACCGTCGGTAACGTCATCGATAAGCATTGCGCTGATGGTGGAACCGCTTCGTTCGGCGAAACCAGCGAACTCACAGGCGCGGAGCATATTGTCGCTGCAAAGGCCGCCAACGATGAGGTCCGCAAGGAGTTCTTCGAAGCCTTCAATGACTACACCAAGCTTGTCTTCGATCAGAAAACGAACGACCTCTCGGAGTCTCAGCCAACCAAGGGCAACATCGCTGGCGGGCTTACCACGATCGAAGAGAAGGCTCTAGGCAATGTAGAGAAGCTCGGCAAGCGGACGAAATTTGTTGGCTGTCTCAAGCCGGCGCAGGCACCATCCCAATCCGGCTTTTGGTTTATGGATACATCGAGCGCCGCAGCCGAGGCAGTCACGCTCTGGGCAGCCTCCGGTGCAGTGGTCCACCTGTTCCCAACAGGGCAGGGCAACGTCATTGGAAATCCAATTGAGCCTGTGATCAAGCTCTCAGGAAATCCCAAGACAGTCGCGACGATGAAAGAGCACATCGACCTCGACGTTTCAGCGGTTCTTCAAGGCGAGATGACCATCGATGAAGCTGGCGATGCCCTTTTGGACATGATCGTTCGCACCGCAAATGGTCGCCTCACTGCCGCGGAAGCGCTTGGGCACCGTGAGTTCGTTATGACCAAGCTCTACAGGAGCGCCTAA
- a CDS encoding UxaA family hydrolase — translation MSPSAVFSSCDTKEERTAGMIHFLVHNAVDNVGVAVVDIPLGTDCEGRILADNKPLSAQAVEMIPLGHKIALKDFTVGDSVTKYGSEIGRIVQPVKAGHHVHTHNLKTKRWA, via the coding sequence ATGTCTCCATCGGCGGTATTTAGTTCGTGCGATACGAAAGAAGAGAGGACAGCAGGCATGATTCATTTCCTTGTGCACAACGCGGTCGATAACGTCGGCGTCGCAGTCGTGGACATTCCCCTCGGTACAGATTGCGAGGGTCGCATTCTTGCCGACAACAAACCTTTGAGCGCTCAGGCAGTGGAGATGATTCCGCTCGGTCACAAGATTGCCCTGAAGGATTTCACAGTCGGTGATTCGGTAACAAAGTATGGCAGTGAAATTGGAAGGATTGTTCAACCGGTAAAGGCTGGCCATCACGTTCACACGCACAACCTCAAGACGAAAAGGTGGGCATAA
- a CDS encoding NAD-dependent succinate-semialdehyde dehydrogenase, whose amino-acid sequence MIELQTDTMVSRKVFLGGSWVATEEAIDVFDPANGQAFARVHTIGRGHVHGALKTAAAVLPVWRGLTAKERGALLNRVADELNRRKNEIARIITQENGKPLAQSEGEVAMAEDHLRWFAEEGRRVYGRMIPPQAKGKRHLVVKTPIGVVGAIAPWNFPLVLSVRKVAPALAAGCPVILKPASQTPLSAIALAECMESAGMPSGVFQLAIGNAAMIAEEFLTNDTCRKISFTGSTRTGQELIRGAAKSIKPLCLELGGHAPLLVFDDCDLDRAVQEAIIAKFRNTGQSCIAANRIYVQKTIYNDFVQRFVAAAKALKVGPGLEPGMDVGPMISQHALDGALAQLRDAEMHGGRVLVGGKRLAGHSGYFLEPTVIEGVGDEALCMNEETFAPIAPITSFETEEEAVRRANATPYGLSAYAMTRDIGRIFRLAESIEAGTLGINDGAPSTSQSPFGGVKQSGWGRELGIEGLEAFLETKHVSIGGI is encoded by the coding sequence ATGATTGAACTTCAAACCGACACAATGGTGTCTCGGAAGGTTTTTCTCGGCGGTTCCTGGGTTGCGACCGAGGAGGCAATCGATGTGTTTGATCCGGCAAACGGTCAGGCCTTCGCGAGGGTACACACAATCGGCCGGGGGCATGTTCACGGCGCACTAAAGACCGCTGCCGCAGTTCTTCCGGTATGGCGCGGTCTCACTGCGAAAGAGCGTGGAGCTCTGTTAAATCGAGTTGCAGACGAACTCAACCGCAGGAAGAACGAAATTGCGCGCATCATCACGCAGGAGAATGGCAAGCCCCTTGCGCAAAGCGAGGGCGAAGTTGCCATGGCGGAAGACCATCTGCGTTGGTTTGCTGAAGAAGGCCGCCGTGTCTACGGCCGCATGATCCCTCCCCAGGCCAAAGGCAAGCGTCATCTCGTCGTGAAGACGCCCATCGGCGTTGTTGGTGCGATCGCTCCATGGAATTTTCCGCTTGTCTTATCCGTGCGCAAGGTGGCACCGGCGCTTGCCGCAGGTTGCCCGGTCATCCTTAAACCGGCATCGCAAACTCCGCTTTCAGCCATCGCACTTGCTGAATGCATGGAATCGGCCGGCATGCCCTCCGGCGTCTTTCAGTTGGCAATCGGAAACGCCGCGATGATCGCCGAAGAATTCCTCACAAACGATACCTGCCGCAAAATCAGCTTCACGGGATCAACACGTACCGGACAGGAACTCATCCGCGGCGCCGCGAAATCCATTAAGCCACTCTGCCTTGAGTTGGGCGGACATGCGCCCTTGCTCGTCTTTGATGATTGCGACTTGGATCGCGCCGTTCAAGAGGCGATCATTGCCAAGTTCCGCAATACTGGCCAATCGTGCATTGCGGCCAACCGCATCTACGTACAAAAGACCATCTACAACGATTTTGTCCAGAGATTTGTTGCAGCGGCGAAGGCTCTCAAAGTAGGCCCTGGCCTTGAGCCAGGAATGGATGTCGGGCCGATGATCAGCCAGCATGCGCTCGATGGTGCCCTCGCGCAGCTTCGTGACGCGGAGATGCATGGAGGTAGGGTGCTCGTAGGAGGCAAGCGACTCGCAGGGCACTCGGGATACTTCCTCGAGCCCACGGTCATCGAAGGCGTTGGAGATGAGGCGCTCTGCATGAATGAGGAGACCTTCGCGCCAATCGCACCGATCACCAGCTTCGAAACCGAGGAGGAAGCAGTACGACGCGCAAACGCAACTCCTTACGGTTTGAGTGCCTACGCGATGACCCGCGACATAGGCCGGATCTTCCGCTTGGCTGAATCAATCGAGGCAGGCACGCTCGGCATAAACGATGGAGCTCCATCAACGAGCCAAAGCCCCTTTGGTGGAGTGAAGCAAAGCGGTTGGGGCCGTGAACTGGGAATCGAAGGTCTCGAAGCTTTTCTGGAGACAAAACATGTCTCCATCGGCGGTATTTAG
- a CDS encoding GntR family transcriptional regulator produces the protein MKAKVARHHVRDEIQRRILSGESKAGERLSQQSLARELGVAQGTVRESLLELHWLGLVESVDHLGVFVDKLDASRICEAYQIREVLEGQAARLACGNAGRADIATLREMTETIFRLAQENKNTETASLDRAFHMKIIELSRNSILLRLSETYRVLGMMVRAFREPKVIYEEHLRIVEAIEHNFADEAERQARQHVVGARLMIEQQAREGKFVFSWAG, from the coding sequence ATGAAGGCAAAGGTCGCTCGGCATCACGTGCGAGATGAGATTCAGCGCCGGATCCTATCCGGGGAGTCCAAAGCAGGTGAACGCCTGAGCCAGCAGAGTTTGGCTCGAGAGCTCGGTGTCGCTCAAGGGACAGTGCGAGAGTCCCTTCTCGAACTTCATTGGCTCGGTTTGGTCGAATCAGTCGACCACTTGGGGGTGTTTGTCGATAAGCTCGACGCCTCCCGAATCTGCGAGGCATATCAGATCCGTGAAGTTCTTGAAGGTCAGGCCGCAAGGTTGGCCTGCGGCAATGCTGGACGAGCCGATATCGCGACGCTTCGTGAGATGACGGAAACCATCTTTCGTCTGGCACAAGAAAACAAGAATACGGAGACCGCATCGCTCGACCGGGCTTTTCATATGAAGATCATTGAACTCTCGCGCAACAGCATTTTGCTGCGTCTGTCCGAGACCTATCGCGTTCTCGGCATGATGGTGCGTGCCTTTCGCGAACCGAAAGTGATCTATGAGGAGCACCTCCGAATCGTCGAAGCGATCGAGCACAATTTCGCAGATGAGGCCGAGCGGCAGGCCAGACAGCACGTGGTCGGTGCCCGGCTCATGATCGAACAGCAGGCGAGAGAAGGCAAGTTCGTATTCAGTTGGGCTGGCTAA
- a CDS encoding diphosphate--fructose-6-phosphate 1-phosphotransferase: MTVGNLLVVQGGGPTAVLNASLSSIISEASQLKAFGRISGAQSGLLGLVNGDYVDLGGLSSRDLGLLRNTSGAALRTSRYKPCDEDFEKMLGHLRASSVHSILFVGGNGTMRGAEAVGAFCRNAGYELQIIGVPKTIDNDIARTDRSPGFGSAARYIAQSTRDLGLDIRSLPQPVSILETMGRSVGWLAGASVVGKRCEGDAPHLVYLPERPFAADMFLSDLERLLTRQDWAVVVVAEGLRDTERNLVYQTTNPSQFDALKRPLTGGVGEFLAKMVSDRLHIRCRSEKPGLLGRASVSHVSEQDLADAELVGRAGVHALTLGNSDKMVALLPLSGFEANKYDLVDLSDIAGEERTIPEDLLSDGPLSVNQDFISYVSALAGDLPEYFDHSSLQRNS; the protein is encoded by the coding sequence ATGACGGTCGGTAACTTGTTGGTCGTTCAAGGAGGTGGGCCAACTGCCGTATTGAATGCGAGCCTCTCTTCCATCATCTCGGAAGCGTCGCAGTTGAAGGCGTTCGGGCGCATCTCTGGAGCGCAGTCCGGCCTTCTCGGCCTGGTTAATGGGGATTACGTTGATCTAGGCGGGCTCTCATCGCGAGACCTCGGCCTCCTGCGCAATACCAGCGGAGCCGCGCTCCGCACATCTCGTTACAAACCGTGCGACGAAGATTTTGAGAAGATGCTCGGCCATCTCAGGGCATCTTCCGTGCACAGCATCCTGTTCGTGGGAGGCAACGGGACGATGCGTGGTGCGGAGGCGGTTGGCGCCTTCTGTCGCAACGCAGGCTATGAGCTCCAGATCATTGGTGTGCCGAAGACGATAGATAATGACATCGCGAGAACGGACCGTAGTCCGGGCTTCGGTAGTGCCGCACGTTATATAGCGCAGTCCACGCGCGATCTTGGTCTGGATATACGTTCGCTCCCCCAACCTGTCTCCATCCTCGAAACGATGGGCCGGAGCGTCGGCTGGCTTGCCGGTGCCTCGGTTGTTGGTAAGAGATGCGAGGGCGACGCCCCGCACCTCGTGTACTTGCCTGAGCGTCCCTTTGCAGCAGACATGTTTCTAAGCGATCTGGAAAGGCTTCTAACCAGGCAAGACTGGGCTGTCGTCGTGGTTGCCGAAGGACTCCGTGATACGGAGAGAAATCTTGTCTATCAGACGACCAATCCATCCCAGTTCGACGCGCTGAAGCGTCCACTTACTGGCGGGGTTGGAGAATTTCTCGCCAAAATGGTTTCCGACCGTCTACACATCCGTTGCCGCAGCGAAAAACCCGGACTCCTCGGGAGAGCATCCGTGTCTCATGTCTCCGAGCAGGACCTCGCTGACGCAGAACTGGTAGGACGAGCAGGCGTTCATGCCCTCACACTCGGTAATTCTGACAAGATGGTCGCGCTGCTCCCACTCTCTGGTTTTGAGGCGAACAAATACGATCTCGTCGATCTCAGTGACATCGCGGGAGAAGAGCGCACCATCCCTGAAGATCTACTCTCTGATGGCCCGCTCTCGGTAAATCAAGACTTCATCAGCTACGTATCTGCTCTGGCCGGCGATCTGCCAGAGTATTTTGATCACTCGTCGTTACAGCGCAATTCATAG